CAgatgaaaatttaaaaactgATAATGAACCTAAAATTTCTAGGGTTTCTCCAGACTTATCCCTACCCCATATGTGGCAGCTGGgaaaaaaacaagaagaagaaaaagtaAATTATGCATTATGCATCCATTAGGGTTTATTGGGTTTTCAATTTTGTCAAATCAGTACGTGTAAATATCCTACTGAAGCTTTTAATTATGGAGTGCTCAACCTGGTCTTTCAAGATTAGTTTGTAAAGGCTCAATTGCCTGTGGAAATTCTGAAGTTGGAAAGCTCATGAGACCAAGTGGATGAAGTTCCATTCCACTGATTATCTTTAATTCTTGGCAAGACCCCTTCTGTTAACTGTGCCTTGAGCTCCAAATTTTCTTCAGTTTTCATTGATCCCGTCTGTGTTAGCATCGAACTAGAAAGTCTAGACCTTACCAGATGGCCCGTGTCACTGCCTTGGAATTGGTACAGCTCCGGCGGAGACGGGTCCAAACCTCCCAAGAAAGGGAATTGCTGCACCTGCTGCAGCCGCCATGGCTCAACTCCGCCGCCACTGGATGAAAGTGAAACTGCCACACCACCAAATATACTTCCCAACTGAAAATTCATGTCATCTGTGtaataattaaagtccatgtGATGTGTACTAAAGTTTCCAGCGAGTTGATTCATGGGAGAGGTGATGCGTGGGGGCGGAAGCAGAGGCATGGGGCCGGCTGGGCTGCTGTTGGAAGAAATAGTATTGCCGGTGGAGCTTGAGCTGGTTAGCTGCCTGTCGCTGCCCGCTGGAGATTTTGAACTTGCGGGTTTACTCCTTTTGTTCCTACGGCAGCCTCCCCCTACGGGAACGCTTCTCAACGCCCCGCCTCTGGTCCAGTACCTTCTGCACGTCTTGCAAAAGTGGCGAGGTTGAGAGAGACTATAGTTGTTGAAATAGCAAAACTTCGTGTTTACTGACTCGC
The Primulina eburnea isolate SZY01 chromosome 5, ASM2296580v1, whole genome shotgun sequence genome window above contains:
- the LOC140831622 gene encoding dof zinc finger protein DOF3.6-like, which translates into the protein MVFYSIPAAYNLDPSNWQQQQYHEIVVGSTITNPLLPPRPQPAPPPVSSHRGAGGPESIRPGSMAERARMANIPVPESSMKCPRCESVNTKFCYFNNYSLSQPRHFCKTCRRYWTRGGALRSVPVGGGCRRNKRSKPASSKSPAGSDRQLTSSSSTGNTISSNSSPAGPMPLLPPPRITSPMNQLAGNFSTHHMDFNYYTDDMNFQLGSIFGGVAVSLSSSGGGVEPWRLQQVQQFPFLGGLDPSPPELYQFQGSDTGHLVRSRLSSSMLTQTGSMKTEENLELKAQLTEGVLPRIKDNQWNGTSSTWSHELSNFRISTGN